The following nucleotide sequence is from Paracrocinitomix mangrovi.
CTGGTAGTGTAACTCAAATATGCGTAAATGAACCAATAGGATTTAGCACTTTCACGGCGAGCGGATATTTGTGGAATTTTGAAGGAGCAACGCCAAGTACATCAACTGATCTTCAACCAACCAATATAGTGTGGGATACACCAGGGGTTTATAATATATCTTTAACAGTATATGATGGTAATGGAGGTTCGGCTACTTCTGCACCAATGCAGATTTATGTTACAGATTGTAATCCAATACAAAGTGAATATGGTAACTGGTATTTCGGTCGCAAATCGGCAGTGAGCTTTGGTTCTGGATTTGCTGAAGATGCTTATTCACCAACTATGTCTTCTTTTGAAGCTTGTGCATCAATTAGTGATAGTCAAGGAAATTTATTGTTTTATACTGATGGAATTTCAATATTTAATTCATCTCATGCAGTAGTAAATTCAAATAATTTAATGAATGGAAGCTGCGTTAGTTCTCCGACTTCTTCTAGTGCTCAAGGAACTGTAATTGTTCCAAAGCCACAATCTTCAACCAATTATTTTATATATACGAATAGCGATATCCCAAGTTTTACAAATCAAACAGGTTATGGTGTTAGTCAATATGAAATTGATGCTAGTTTGAACTATGTTGGGACTAATCCAACTTTCCCTACAGAGAATTACGCAACTACTGAACCTTTATTGGCAGTTCCTCATTGCAATGGAACAGATTATTGGTTGATAGTAAAACCTGTGAATGATGATCGTCCGGGAATGACAACAAGCGCAAATAATCCTAATATCAATCAATTTATTGCTAGTTATAAAATTACCAATAGTGGAATTGAGAATGTACCAGTTTTAAGTGATGCCGGGCCAAATTTTATACCTGATGCTACTCATGTTGATGAAACATCAGGATGGACTGGTAAAATAGCTGTTAGTCCAGATAAAAAATACATTGCTTTTACTGAATCTACATCTGATAATACTTCGCAGACGCATCTTTATTACTTCAATTGTGAAACAGGACATCTTGAATTTATCTCTTCATTAGGAGATGAAGCAGGGGTAATAAATGGAGTCTCTTTTAGTCCAAATTCTAGATTTCTATATGTTGGACAAAGTTCATATATTTTTCAATATGACTTAGAAAACTTATCAGTTTGTAATAATGTTCCTCCGCATGAAAAAGTACTTTACATGCCTCCTGGTACTTTGGAGCCTCCAAGTACGTGGAACGGTGTATTTAATGGATATTCTCTTCAATTAGGGCCTGACGAAAAAGTTTATGTAGCCAGAAGAGGGTTTGCAATTCCTCAAAAGAGAATAGGTGTTATTAATTACCCGAATGAGAAATTACTCTCTTCTAATTCTAATGAAATAGGTTATAATCCAAATGCAGTTTACCTTGATAGCTGGAATGGTCCAGGTGTTCAATCATGTTATTTTGATTTGCCAAATGATATTGATGGTGACCTTGGTGCAAATTCGCCAGATTTTACATTTTGTAGTGATAACTGTGGAACCGTATATTTTGCCAATTTAGGTTGTGGTACAAATTTTCAGTGGAATTTTGGAGATTCATATTCCATCAGCGGAACTTACGGAGATATTCCTGCCGGAACAAATGATAATTTGACTTCTGGTAATTTTGAATATCCTGTACATATTTACCAAAATCCTGGAACTTATGTAGTAGAGTTGATAATTGATAATGGAACACCATATACTCAAACAATTGTTATTGATACTCCTCCAACTCCTACAATTACAGGTCCTAATCCTGTTTGTACAAGTAGTAACTTACCAAATGTATATACTGGTCCATCAGGAAATTATAGTTATTCATGGTCAGCAACAAATGGTGATGTTATAGAGCCAAATGAACAGGAAACTGGGGTTTCATGGAATAGTTTCCCGGCAACTTTAACACTTCAGATTACAGATAACAATACACAGTGTACTTCATCTCAAACTATTACTGTTACATCTACAGGTGGATTGCCTACAATAGTAGTTCCTACGGATGCTGCTTTTTGTGAAGGAACTGGTCCAATTACATTGGACGTAACTCCGACTAATGGAAATGTAAATGCGTGGTTTCCGCCTACTGATATTAGTTGTTTAGATTGTGAAGATCCTGAAGTGAACCCGGCTGTAACTACAACTTACACGGTTTTTGTAACCAATGGTTGTGGAACAATTACTCAAGATGTATTGGTAACTGTTAATCCTAATCCAACTGTTGATGCAGGAGTAGATCAATTAGCTTGTGATGGAGCAAGTGTTACTTTAAATGGCTCAGGTGCCGATCCAAATGGTACATATGTTTGGGATAATGGAGTTACAGATGGTGTTCCTTTTGTGCCAACAGTAACAACCACTTATACGGTAATTGGTACGGATGAGAATGGTTGTCAGGGGACAGATCAAGTGTTAGTAACCGTAGATGCTCTTCCTGATGTAGATGCAGGAAATGATATGTCAAAATGTAATAAGGATGCACCTATTCAACTAAATGGTAGTATTATAAACGGAACTATTGTTGGATGGTCACCTGCAACGGGACTTTCGGATCCTGGTATTTTAAATCCTATGGCAAATCCAGGGTCAACTACTATTTATACACTAACAGCACAAAACCAATGTGGTACAAATTCTGATTTCATTGAAATTACAGTGTTTCCTTCTCCTTATGTATTTCCTGTTGTTTCTCCGGGCAATCCTGTATGTACAGGTGAATTAATCACTTTGGAAGGGACTGGAGCTACCACATATGTTTGGGATAATGGAGTAACAGACGGAGTTCCTTTCAATATTTACTCTACTACTACATACACTGTTATCGGAACAGATGACAACGGTTGTACGCACGAAAATCAAATCACTGTAGAAGTTGAAAACCCTTTAGTTGTAAATGCAGGTAATGATGCCTTACTATGTCTAAACGAATCATCAGCTTATAATTTGGTTGGGTCTGTTACGGGTGGAACACCAATAACAACTATTTGGACACCTCCATTTAGTGGGAATGGTATGTTGAATACATGGGTGACCCCAACTACTACAACCACTTATACCTTGACTGCAGATAATTTATGCGGTTCATTTACAGATCAGGTTACTATTTATGTTGAAGATTTACCAACTATAGATGTAGATCCTTACTATACTTATTGTCCATTTGGATTGCCAGTGCACATTGATGCAACTATTCTCAATGGAGGTATAGGTGCGCCTTGGGATCCTGCTGACGGTTTAAGCTGCACTACATGTGTTGATCCTTATGCATCTCCAAATGAAACTACTACTTATACATTAGTAGCTAGCAGTGAATGCGGAACAGAAAGCGTTGAAGTAACCGTTTCAGTTGAGTGCTATTGTGAAGAATGTGAGCAAGTGACAGAAGATGGGTATGTAAGCTATGATACAGAACCTGGAGTGGTTTACTGTGCTGGAAATATTGAAATTGACGGTAACGTAACTTTCCAAAGCAATGAGTTTAAAATGGAACCAGGTTCAACTATTACTATTCCTTCTGGAAGCGTTTTAACTATTTATGGTTGTCACTTTTATGCATGTGAAGATATGTGGCAAGGTTTCGTAGTTGAACCGGGTGGTCAATTAGTGATGCATGGAGTACCGGGTGAACATGATCCGTATCCTGCAAGTAACTTAATAGAAGATGCTGAAGCTGCTGTTTATGTTTTAGACGGACTTGCTTCAAGTTTTCCATTGATTTTGGATATTGATTACACCACTTTTAACAAGAATTATAAGTCAATTGTCATTGAAAATTTCCAACATCAACTTTCATCATATCCTTTCAGATTTGAGAACAACATCTTTACTTGTAGAGATCTTCCTTATACACCAAATAGTATGACTTGGCCTGAAACAAATGATGTAAATACTGCATACAATGTTGGGCCATTAGCAGCTCCTTATATCAGTAATTTTAATTACCCTGATAACAACGCAAATGCTTATTTGAAATCACCGCATTTGAATGAAAAGTCGTTTAACGGAATTGAGTTGTTGAATGTAGGAACAGTTACTGATGAGGATTCTAATCCTACCTGGTATAAAATTAAAATTGGGGATACAGAGCTTGAAAAACCAAACTTGTTTGATAACCTTGTTTATGGAATTTATGCATTATCATCCAATTTTACTTGTGTTAACAGTGTTTTCCAAAAAACGAATACTGTTGGTAAAAATGTAGGAGCAGCGATTTATGGTAACTCATTAAATGAGAATAATAACCTAATTGAGGTGATACCTGGAACTCCAGACAATACTCATTTTAATAGTTTTTATGATTGTCACAATGCAATTTTAACTGTGAATTATTTTGAGCACGAAATTAGAAATTGTGTTATCAAGAGTACGCAAACAATTCCTGCAACAGCTCCTATATTGTTGCACAGAGGTTCGAGAGGTATTTACATGATTACTAACAGATACAGGGATATTCTTATCGATCAAAATAAGATTGATAACATCCAAAATCCTATTTCATTCGCTGGAAATACTGGGGCTTATGATATTGGAGGGGTGTATACTTCAACAAGTGGACAGTACTCTGGTAATATCCAAATTAAAAAGAACATTATTAAGCAGCTTGGTCAGTCTCCAGAACCGCTGGAGTATATAAGCAATGCTATTTATGTTACAAACGTCTTGTTGAGCACTTACAATCATGATATTGTGCCTAATACTTCTATTAATATTCATAGCAATGATATTTCATTTGCTCACAGAGGTATTCATATCAGAAATTGGGAATTAAGACCGGTTTATTGTGGACAGAATATCATCAGTTTATATCAAGATCCACATGATGTTAATGGTGATCCACCAACGCAATATGGAATCAACGTGGTGTATTGTGAAGAGGATATTACAGTTGTAAACAATAACGTTACAGGTACTTATAACTGGAACAATTACAATGAAAAAGGTATATGGTTTAGAGATTCTAAAGGATTATATGTGTCTTGTAATTTCACTAGAAGAACTAAGAATGGAATTGAATTTACAGGAAATTCTTATCCAACTACTTTTATCAAAAATGATATGCAAGAGCATAAGTGGGGATTTGTTTTATCTGACGGAGGTTTAATTGGGCCGCAAGGAAATTCTACTAATCCTTCAGATAATCGTTGGTTAGGAGGATGGCCTGCGGGAACATATATGACGTACATGGACAATGCTGTAGCATCTTTATCTCCATTGTATATTCAAACTTCTCCACAATATTTTAATCCAGATGGATTCTCAGGTGCTTGGAATGGAGATCCTGCTTATTATTACAGCTTTGATAACTTCTCACTAGTTGAAGTAGAAAGTGAACCTTCTATTACGCTATGTGAATCAAAAGCTGCAACCACTCTTTTCACTGATGGATATCCAACCTTAACTGATGACATGGTTGAATATATTGTTGAAATGGCAAATGAAAATCCTGCGAAAGGATATAACCTATATGCCTTTTTGTATAAACATCCAGAAATAGTTGAGCAATATAAATTAATACAGGAGTTTATGCAGAATAGTGCTTCAACAAATGTTCAATTAATGAACGAAATTGAGTTGGCATTGCTAAGTGGTAAACAGGATAAAGCAAATTCGCAGTTGATGAATTTTGTTCCTTTGAATAAAGTTGAATTTCATTTCAAGTCTTTTGTTGAGGTGTTGATAAAATATAACGAAACAGGAGAGATTACAGAGGTTGACAACAGCTATGTTCATGAGTTGGCACAATTATGTCCTTCTGATTTTGGTGCTGCTGTTTATTATGCTAGATCTTTTTACAATCTGGTGAATAAAACGAGTATCTATTTTGAAGACAATTGTGATGGAGAAACCAAGGCTGCATCAGTTGCAAGTGACTTTAAAACTTCAGATTTGTTTACACTTTATCCAAACCCTGGAAAAGGACAGTTTACCATAGGTACAAACCTTATGGCCGAACAGTTGAAAATTACCATTTCTTCTTCAAGCGGAGCAATTGTTTACACAGATACTATTGAGCCTATTGATGGGAAGTATAACTTTAATCTTGACGTGAGTAAAGGCGTATATTTTGTGAATATTGTTGACGAAATAAACAGTCGAAACGAAGTGATAAGATTAGTGGTAAACTAAAACTTCTAGTCAAATATTAATTGGAGAGCGATCATTTGTGGTCGCTCTCTTTGTTTTGTACCTTTGTATTTGGCAACTTAATACGTAGTATTAACGTATTAAATAAAAACGCTTTTATTGCGTTAACAGTCTTAAGTGCGCACAAAACTACTGTTCATACTCCTGTTCGTCCTGTCATTTGCTAATGTTGGGAAGGCTACTCACATTATGGGTGGTGAGATAACCTGGGTGTGTTTAGGTTCAGGACAATATCAGTTTGATTTAATTCTTTACAGAGATTGCAATGGATTGGACATTGTTGATCCTACTTTGGATATTGAAGTTTGGGGACATCCCACAGTTTCTACAATTCAATGTGATTTGGTAACAACCATTGATCTATCTCCAAATTGTACAGAAGTAACTGGTGGGCCAGCTGAATTAGATTGCGGTATCGGTTCTCAAGGAGGAAACGGACCTGGAGCAGTTCAAAAATTTATATACCAATCAAATGCGGTAACTTTATCAGGAACTCCACCTTCTACAGGATGGAAGTTCACTTATGATTCCTTTTCAAGAAACTGGGATCTAACAAATATCCAGGATCCATTCAATTACGGAATCACTTTATCGGCATACATGTACGATACAGGAAGTGGAAATGCCAATCCTTGTACTGATTCTTCTCCGCAGTTTGCTCAAGAACCTTACATTGTTATTTGTCAGGGGACAGATGTTCAATTCAACTCAAATGCATATGATCCAGATAACGATTCATTAGTTTTTAGCTGGGGAATTCCATTGAATGATTTTAATTCAGGAACGTTTGATCCACCTACAAATCCCGCACCTGTTCCATTTGAATTAGGTTTTGCCTATAACAATCCAACACCAGATGCTTCATTTGATCCGGGAAATATTCCGGCTACTATGGATCCGGTTTCAGGAGATATCAACTTTTTGTCCAATACAATCGGAAATTTCGGAATTGTTCAAAAAATTGATTCATACAGAAATGGTGAACTAATCTCCACAATTCACAGAGAAATTCAAATGATCATCATTCCATGTCCGGGATACAATAACACAGCCCCTGACATTACGCCACCTTTTGCAGGAAACACTTCTTTTGAAGCAACTTTTTATGCTGGAGATTTAATCAATTTTGACATCATCATTAATGATTTGGAATTTCTGCAGGACGGAACTCCACAAACTGTCATATTAGATCCTTCAGGAAATTATTTTGGAACCAACCTAACAAATCCTAACAGTGGATGTGATTATACGCCATGTGCCACTTTAGATCAACCTCCAATAATTACTGGGGTACAAGGTTTAACCACAACATTTAATTGGCAAACTTCATGTGATCATTTGCTTGATTCGGATGGAAATCAACAGCAATCTCAAACTTATGATTTTGTTTTAAACGCCCAGGATGATTATTGTCAAGTTCCGGGCAGAACCTATGAAACAATTAGAATCACTTTGTTAAATCAAGCAGAAGTTGAGCCGGTTGACTTGCACTGTGTAGATGTTTTACCAAATGGAGATGTAGAACTTACCTGGACTCAAACTACAGATCCGGGATCTTCATTTATTCAATATGAAGTTTGGTCTGTTCAAGA
It contains:
- a CDS encoding M43 family zinc metalloprotease, which translates into the protein MKKFSLLFVLAVLCIQAYSQEFCGSDFLLRQVRKDSVKFQQYLQEQHNVYAPSKPGGSTGQNKNYVQANTFKVPVVFHIIGAETSEAGQISHTEILNQLDILNQGFANALGSTIPVADDAQIEFCLAQNAPSGLSWGDLNNSTHVTEPGVTRYADPTSAMLSDNHNQEVNSQYGLNALTGTVYFNPQNYLNIWVVNYISEYENAGNELLGYATSPNVLPFLQSIPLDGIVMRSEAFGMNSSNVNYNQGRALIHEAGHYFGLYHTSEAESSCEEYTGNLDCHTHGDWCCDTPPTSTTNQDDCNNLIGTNSCPDLVGPQLEDMIENHMDYAFDNANTCRNTFTDDQASRMHQTIINYRSNLVSYSNLLTTGVQCTVAGLNPIINVAQPGSVTQICVNEPIGFSTFTASGYLWNFEGATPSTSTDLQPTNIVWDTPGVYNISLTVYDGNGGSATSAPMQIYVTDCNPIQSEYGNWYFGRKSAVSFGSGFAEDAYSPTMSSFEACASISDSQGNLLFYTDGISIFNSSHAVVNSNNLMNGSCVSSPTSSSAQGTVIVPKPQSSTNYFIYTNSDIPSFTNQTGYGVSQYEIDASLNYVGTNPTFPTENYATTEPLLAVPHCNGTDYWLIVKPVNDDRPGMTTSANNPNINQFIASYKITNSGIENVPVLSDAGPNFIPDATHVDETSGWTGKIAVSPDKKYIAFTESTSDNTSQTHLYYFNCETGHLEFISSLGDEAGVINGVSFSPNSRFLYVGQSSYIFQYDLENLSVCNNVPPHEKVLYMPPGTLEPPSTWNGVFNGYSLQLGPDEKVYVARRGFAIPQKRIGVINYPNEKLLSSNSNEIGYNPNAVYLDSWNGPGVQSCYFDLPNDIDGDLGANSPDFTFCSDNCGTVYFANLGCGTNFQWNFGDSYSISGTYGDIPAGTNDNLTSGNFEYPVHIYQNPGTYVVELIIDNGTPYTQTIVIDTPPTPTITGPNPVCTSSNLPNVYTGPSGNYSYSWSATNGDVIEPNEQETGVSWNSFPATLTLQITDNNTQCTSSQTITVTSTGGLPTIVVPTDAAFCEGTGPITLDVTPTNGNVNAWFPPTDISCLDCEDPEVNPAVTTTYTVFVTNGCGTITQDVLVTVNPNPTVDAGVDQLACDGASVTLNGSGADPNGTYVWDNGVTDGVPFVPTVTTTYTVIGTDENGCQGTDQVLVTVDALPDVDAGNDMSKCNKDAPIQLNGSIINGTIVGWSPATGLSDPGILNPMANPGSTTIYTLTAQNQCGTNSDFIEITVFPSPYVFPVVSPGNPVCTGELITLEGTGATTYVWDNGVTDGVPFNIYSTTTYTVIGTDDNGCTHENQITVEVENPLVVNAGNDALLCLNESSAYNLVGSVTGGTPITTIWTPPFSGNGMLNTWVTPTTTTTYTLTADNLCGSFTDQVTIYVEDLPTIDVDPYYTYCPFGLPVHIDATILNGGIGAPWDPADGLSCTTCVDPYASPNETTTYTLVASSECGTESVEVTVSVECYCEECEQVTEDGYVSYDTEPGVVYCAGNIEIDGNVTFQSNEFKMEPGSTITIPSGSVLTIYGCHFYACEDMWQGFVVEPGGQLVMHGVPGEHDPYPASNLIEDAEAAVYVLDGLASSFPLILDIDYTTFNKNYKSIVIENFQHQLSSYPFRFENNIFTCRDLPYTPNSMTWPETNDVNTAYNVGPLAAPYISNFNYPDNNANAYLKSPHLNEKSFNGIELLNVGTVTDEDSNPTWYKIKIGDTELEKPNLFDNLVYGIYALSSNFTCVNSVFQKTNTVGKNVGAAIYGNSLNENNNLIEVIPGTPDNTHFNSFYDCHNAILTVNYFEHEIRNCVIKSTQTIPATAPILLHRGSRGIYMITNRYRDILIDQNKIDNIQNPISFAGNTGAYDIGGVYTSTSGQYSGNIQIKKNIIKQLGQSPEPLEYISNAIYVTNVLLSTYNHDIVPNTSINIHSNDISFAHRGIHIRNWELRPVYCGQNIISLYQDPHDVNGDPPTQYGINVVYCEEDITVVNNNVTGTYNWNNYNEKGIWFRDSKGLYVSCNFTRRTKNGIEFTGNSYPTTFIKNDMQEHKWGFVLSDGGLIGPQGNSTNPSDNRWLGGWPAGTYMTYMDNAVASLSPLYIQTSPQYFNPDGFSGAWNGDPAYYYSFDNFSLVEVESEPSITLCESKAATTLFTDGYPTLTDDMVEYIVEMANENPAKGYNLYAFLYKHPEIVEQYKLIQEFMQNSASTNVQLMNEIELALLSGKQDKANSQLMNFVPLNKVEFHFKSFVEVLIKYNETGEITEVDNSYVHELAQLCPSDFGAAVYYARSFYNLVNKTSIYFEDNCDGETKAASVASDFKTSDLFTLYPNPGKGQFTIGTNLMAEQLKITISSSSGAIVYTDTIEPIDGKYNFNLDVSKGVYFVNIVDEINSRNEVIRLVVN